One region of Spiroplasma culicicola AES-1 genomic DNA includes:
- a CDS encoding DUF896 domain-containing protein gives MEKLLKRINELAAIQKTRSLSEEEKTEQIHLREKYLENFRAGFKDQLKSLKVVDQKGNDITPQKLKELKDKK, from the coding sequence ATGGAAAAGTTACTTAAAAGAATTAATGAATTAGCAGCAATTCAAAAAACACGCTCATTGAGTGAAGAAGAAAAAACAGAACAAATTCATTTAAGAGAAAAATATTTAGAAAACTTTAGAGCAGGTTTTAAAGATCAATTAAAATCTTTAAAAGTTGTTGATCAAAAGGGTAATGATATTACTCCTCAAAAATTAAAAGAATTAAAAGATAAAAAATAA
- the yqeH gene encoding ribosome biogenesis GTPase YqeH, with the protein MKYSKNTEVEKLEKEIDQLEDQALLAHINGVKPPKVKQKNKVTLTEVKPGVGNTTNLDKTGPKRCVGCGKDLQIDDERRPGYVLDIEKQDYCLRCFKIKHYNRLVEQEINDQDFIDILDNINKTQEKIRYYYVVDIFDLPGSRLPWLEQLISKKEVVILINKVDLIPKAVNKVKIIKYVQKFFEDSPIKDAKFILTSSMKPEHVYALVNELKSVNYDQYIIGISNAGKSSLINACLSANQQIPSIVTSKYVNTTLDKIKINFTEKNYIYDTPGLVKHNHIAIATSPTYWDYFFFQKEVKQVTYQLLKGQTIFYGGLAWFSFEDGERIDLAKNKTLKTSFHFYVNKQMPLHRTKSDNTEKYFRTHRHALSPRLKDNDATFTTHTFTFDKAAPMDIHISGLGWINFKSFVGMKLSVTVPETEFGIKVQLLPAMI; encoded by the coding sequence ATGAAATACTCTAAGAATACTGAAGTTGAAAAACTAGAAAAAGAAATTGATCAATTAGAAGATCAAGCCTTATTGGCACACATTAATGGAGTTAAACCTCCAAAAGTGAAGCAAAAAAATAAAGTTACTTTAACAGAAGTTAAACCAGGAGTTGGAAATACAACTAACTTGGACAAAACTGGACCAAAACGTTGTGTTGGATGTGGAAAAGATTTACAAATTGATGATGAAAGACGTCCTGGATATGTTTTAGATATTGAAAAACAAGATTATTGCTTAAGATGTTTTAAAATTAAACACTACAATCGTCTTGTAGAACAAGAAATCAATGATCAAGATTTTATTGATATTTTAGATAATATTAATAAAACACAAGAAAAGATTAGATATTATTATGTTGTTGATATTTTTGATTTACCAGGAAGTAGACTACCTTGATTAGAACAATTAATTTCAAAAAAAGAAGTTGTTATTTTAATTAATAAAGTCGATTTAATTCCTAAAGCTGTCAATAAAGTAAAAATTATTAAATATGTTCAAAAATTCTTTGAAGATTCACCAATTAAGGATGCAAAATTTATTTTGACTTCTTCAATGAAACCAGAACACGTGTATGCTTTAGTAAATGAATTAAAATCAGTTAATTATGATCAATACATTATTGGAATTTCAAATGCTGGAAAATCAAGTTTAATTAATGCTTGTCTATCAGCAAATCAACAAATTCCTTCAATTGTTACTTCAAAATATGTAAATACAACATTAGATAAGATCAAAATTAACTTTACAGAAAAAAATTATATTTATGATACACCTGGATTGGTGAAACACAATCACATTGCAATTGCAACTTCACCAACTTATTGAGATTACTTCTTCTTCCAAAAAGAAGTAAAACAAGTAACTTATCAATTATTAAAAGGACAAACTATTTTCTATGGAGGTCTTGCTTGATTTTCATTTGAAGATGGCGAAAGAATTGATCTTGCCAAAAATAAAACTTTAAAAACAAGTTTTCATTTCTATGTAAATAAGCAAATGCCTTTACATAGAACAAAATCTGATAATACAGAAAAATACTTTAGAACTCATAGACATGCATTGTCACCAAGATTAAAAGATAATGATGCAACTTTTACAACACATACTTTTACTTTTGACAAGGCAGCACCAATGGATATCCATATTTCTGGATTAGGGTGAATTAATTTTAAATCATTTGTTGGAATGAAATTATCAGTTACTGTTCCAGAAACTGAATTTGGAATTAAAGTTCAATTATTACCAGCAATGATTTAA
- a CDS encoding deoxyribonuclease IV: MKQNFYLGSHVGMNAKGQYLLGSAQEAINNGANTLMFFTGAPQNTIRTATEKLNIEAFQQLLVENEIDITKVICHGPYTINLANTIKPDTFELGVRLLKEELIRLEAIGVHTVVLHPGAAVGAERSKALESVANGLNQVYSQLPNTPVKVALETMSGKGTEVCITFEEIKYVLDRVERTDMVGVCFDTCHMHDAGYDVKNNFDKVVEEFDQIVGLDKLLAIHLNDSKNPINAHKDRHQNIGYGHIGFTALASVVHNPLFKEIPIVLETPWIDDKTSPYKAEIEMLKANQFKNNFGYEIIEK; the protein is encoded by the coding sequence ATGAAACAAAATTTTTATTTAGGTAGTCATGTTGGTATGAATGCTAAAGGTCAATATTTATTAGGAAGTGCCCAAGAAGCTATTAATAACGGGGCCAATACTTTAATGTTTTTTACAGGGGCACCTCAAAATACAATTAGAACTGCAACTGAAAAACTAAATATTGAAGCTTTTCAACAATTATTGGTTGAAAATGAAATTGATATTACCAAAGTAATTTGTCATGGACCATACACTATTAACTTAGCAAATACTATTAAACCTGATACTTTTGAATTAGGTGTTAGATTATTAAAAGAAGAATTAATCCGTCTTGAAGCTATTGGAGTACACACTGTAGTTTTACATCCAGGAGCAGCCGTTGGAGCAGAAAGAAGTAAAGCTTTAGAAAGTGTTGCAAATGGGTTAAACCAAGTTTATAGTCAATTGCCAAACACTCCAGTAAAAGTTGCTCTTGAAACAATGAGCGGCAAGGGGACTGAAGTTTGTATTACTTTTGAAGAAATTAAATATGTTTTAGACCGTGTTGAAAGAACAGACATGGTTGGAGTTTGTTTTGATACTTGTCATATGCATGATGCAGGATATGATGTAAAAAATAATTTTGATAAAGTAGTTGAAGAATTTGACCAAATTGTAGGGCTAGATAAATTACTTGCAATTCATTTGAATGATTCTAAAAATCCTATCAATGCTCATAAAGATCGTCATCAAAATATTGGCTATGGTCACATTGGTTTTACAGCACTTGCAAGTGTTGTTCACAATCCTTTATTTAAAGAAATTCCAATTGTTTTAGAAACACCTTGAATTGATGATAAAACTAGTCCTTATAAAGCAGAAATTGAAATGTTAAAAGCAAATCAATTTAAAAATAACTTTGGTTATGAAATCATTGAAAAATAA
- a CDS encoding MBL fold metallo-hydrolase, which yields MIQVFSDKEFKDTNAYLIYNDDKKAILIDTANKSYKEIIDFVKRNDIIITDIFITHGHFPHFYGINEICDELNNPNVYIGQDDMMLLFDPVKNLSSLYDALGKQWAAKPIKNLNVVSNNIERVINDYKVKVLKTPGHTKGTLTLEFPEIKCLFNGDTLFLNRDVVGVSTASDNEVEILNNIKHIFESYPKGYSLFPGHYDFGFTIRDMLEKNNIIKKRYLKIIYKNDL from the coding sequence TTGATACAAGTATTTAGTGACAAGGAATTCAAAGACACTAATGCCTATCTAATCTATAATGATGATAAAAAAGCGATTCTTATAGATACAGCGAACAAGAGTTATAAGGAAATAATTGATTTTGTGAAACGAAATGACATTATCATCACAGATATTTTCATTACACATGGACACTTCCCACATTTTTATGGGATTAATGAAATCTGCGATGAGCTAAATAATCCAAACGTTTATATTGGTCAAGATGATATGATGTTATTATTTGATCCAGTGAAAAATTTAAGTTCACTATATGATGCGTTAGGAAAGCAATGAGCTGCTAAACCCATTAAAAACTTAAATGTGGTTAGCAACAATATTGAAAGAGTTATCAATGATTACAAGGTCAAGGTTTTAAAAACTCCTGGACACACAAAAGGGACATTAACTTTAGAATTTCCAGAAATAAAATGTTTATTTAACGGAGACACTTTATTTCTAAATCGTGATGTTGTAGGGGTTTCAACTGCAAGTGACAATGAAGTTGAAATTCTTAATAACATAAAGCATATTTTTGAATCATATCCAAAAGGATATTCATTATTTCCAGGTCACTATGACTTTGGATTTACAATTCGAGATATGTTAGAAAAGAATAACATTATTAAAAAAAGATATCTAAAAATTATTTACAAAAATGATTTATAA
- a CDS encoding MarR family winged helix-turn-helix transcriptional regulator, producing MERYIKNFNIPSSFMFFAIGRITLEHARKKTNFLHLNEEALIMLMFANRIPGINQSALNTYFHTDKSTVARTLQKLENKKLIYRKRDEENLRSYKIYLTPEGNEQLKIIEDVILEFENKVASYTKNYDQSKNDIASIFVTALFSWEK from the coding sequence ATGGAGAGATATATAAAAAATTTTAATATACCTTCTTCTTTTATGTTCTTTGCAATAGGCAGAATTACTTTAGAACATGCAAGAAAGAAAACAAATTTTCTCCATCTAAATGAAGAAGCTTTAATTATGCTAATGTTTGCAAATCGCATTCCAGGGATTAATCAAAGTGCATTAAATACATATTTTCACACTGATAAATCAACTGTTGCAAGAACTTTACAAAAATTAGAAAATAAAAAGTTAATTTATCGAAAAAGAGATGAAGAAAATTTACGAAGTTATAAAATTTATTTAACTCCAGAAGGTAATGAACAATTAAAAATAATAGAAGATGTTATTTTAGAATTTGAAAATAAGGTAGCTAGTTATACTAAAAATTATGATCAAAGCAAAAATGATATAGCAAGCATTTTTGTAACAGCATTATTTTCATGAGAAAAATAA
- a CDS encoding YqeG family HAD IIIA-type phosphatase, translated as MRANKKNHNFLLLNYFKPSIYLESYKKINLDSLKNSGIKLIMCDMDNTLIGWNERIPTTDVINFVKNVYAHNMEFVLFSNNIRSRVENFAKKAGIKNYFWDCKKPLLGKMKIVKKLMPYKENEIVLIGDQLITDVLVANRSHIRSILVSPLGRSNGESKMVQFLEKAIKKRLAQKNILHEGFYNEGELGGNYEIL; from the coding sequence ATGAGGGCAAATAAAAAAAATCACAATTTTTTACTTTTAAACTACTTTAAGCCTTCAATTTATCTTGAAAGTTACAAAAAGATTAATTTAGACTCACTAAAAAATAGTGGAATAAAATTAATCATGTGTGATATGGACAATACCTTAATTGGATGAAATGAAAGAATTCCCACAACTGATGTCATTAATTTTGTTAAAAATGTTTATGCACATAATATGGAATTTGTTTTATTTTCAAACAATATTAGAAGTCGTGTTGAAAACTTTGCAAAAAAAGCTGGAATTAAAAACTACTTTTGAGATTGTAAAAAACCACTCTTGGGCAAAATGAAAATTGTTAAAAAATTAATGCCTTATAAAGAAAACGAAATTGTTTTAATTGGTGATCAACTAATTACTGATGTTTTGGTTGCCAATAGAAGTCATATTAGAAGTATTTTGGTTTCACCATTAGGAAGAAGCAATGGTGAAAGTAAAATGGTTCAATTTTTAGAAAAAGCTATTAAAAAACGATTAGCACAAAAAAATATTTTACATGAAGGATTCTATAATGAAGGGGAATTGGGAGGTAATTATGAAATACTCTAA
- the tkt gene encoding transketolase: protein MNKNNTNLNALRILGIEAINKANSGHPGIVLGAAPIVYTLFTKVMNINPNNPEWFNRDRFVLSAGHGSGLLYSALHLSGFNLPLDEVKKFRQLNSLTPGHPEYKHTEGIDSTTGPLGQGFAMAVGMALAESHLAGKYNTKGQKIVDHYTYVLCGDGDLQEGVCQEAISFAGRYKLNKLIVFHDSNDIQLDARVEVAQSEDMQARFKAANWNVLKIENGEDLEAIEKAIANAKKSDKPTYIEVKTVIGLGATNQGTQKVHGAPLGNDIETVKKYFNWTQPEFEVSSEVYDFWKTNVATRGQAENEKWDQLFTQYAKENPQLATQLQNAIVAKFEIDQTQLEALNKKEEQATRVSSGTVLNYLSENIPSLIGGSADLTESTKAKGADGNYDFNALTGRNIMYGVREFAMGAINNGIALHKGLLPFASGFFVFSDYLKPAIRLSALMKIQALYIFTHDSIAVGEDGPTHQPIEQLAMLRSMPNINVFRPCDMAETQASYLAAINDTTKPSVIIATRQNLKELEHNNVFEDVKKGAYLITKTDNANITLIASGSEVSLAMDVKNILETKGHKVNVVSMVNMNEFNKQDRSYVDSIIDKNTTRFSIELGSTFGWHKFLGDNGKAFGIDTFGYSAPFNDVINHIGFTADKISNEILDIIK, encoded by the coding sequence ATGAACAAGAATAACACAAATTTAAATGCTTTAAGAATATTGGGAATTGAAGCAATTAATAAAGCAAACTCAGGACATCCAGGAATTGTTCTTGGAGCTGCTCCTATAGTTTATACATTATTTACAAAAGTAATGAATATCAATCCAAATAATCCAGAATGATTTAATAGAGATCGTTTTGTATTAAGCGCAGGTCATGGAAGTGGATTATTATATTCAGCATTACATTTATCAGGATTTAATTTACCATTAGATGAAGTTAAAAAATTTAGACAATTAAATTCTTTAACTCCAGGACACCCAGAATACAAACATACAGAAGGAATTGATTCAACAACTGGACCACTAGGTCAAGGATTTGCAATGGCTGTTGGTATGGCCCTTGCAGAAAGTCATTTAGCTGGAAAATACAACACAAAGGGACAAAAAATCGTTGATCATTATACATATGTTTTATGTGGTGATGGAGATTTACAAGAAGGAGTTTGCCAAGAGGCAATTAGTTTTGCAGGAAGATATAAATTAAACAAATTGATTGTTTTCCATGATTCAAATGATATTCAACTTGATGCAAGAGTTGAAGTTGCTCAATCTGAAGATATGCAAGCTAGATTTAAGGCTGCTAATTGAAATGTTTTAAAAATTGAAAATGGTGAAGATTTAGAAGCAATTGAAAAAGCAATTGCTAATGCTAAAAAATCAGATAAACCAACTTATATTGAAGTAAAAACTGTAATTGGACTTGGAGCAACTAACCAAGGGACTCAAAAAGTGCATGGAGCACCTTTAGGAAATGATATTGAAACAGTTAAAAAATACTTTAATTGAACTCAACCAGAATTTGAAGTTTCAAGTGAAGTTTATGATTTTTGAAAAACAAATGTAGCAACTCGTGGACAAGCTGAAAATGAAAAATGAGATCAATTATTTACACAATATGCAAAAGAAAATCCTCAATTAGCAACTCAATTGCAAAATGCAATTGTTGCTAAATTTGAAATTGATCAAACTCAATTAGAAGCTTTAAACAAAAAAGAAGAACAAGCAACTCGTGTATCTTCAGGAACAGTTTTAAATTACTTAAGTGAAAATATTCCTTCATTAATTGGGGGAAGTGCTGACTTAACTGAATCTACTAAAGCAAAAGGTGCTGATGGCAATTATGATTTTAATGCTTTAACTGGAAGAAATATTATGTATGGAGTACGTGAATTTGCAATGGGAGCCATTAATAATGGAATTGCTTTACATAAAGGATTATTACCATTTGCTTCAGGATTCTTTGTATTCTCAGATTATTTAAAACCAGCAATTAGATTAAGTGCTTTAATGAAAATCCAAGCTTTATATATCTTTACACATGACTCAATTGCTGTTGGAGAAGATGGACCAACTCATCAACCAATTGAACAATTGGCAATGTTAAGAAGTATGCCAAATATTAATGTTTTTAGACCATGTGATATGGCTGAAACTCAAGCAAGTTATTTAGCTGCAATTAATGACACTACAAAACCAAGTGTTATTATTGCAACTCGTCAAAACCTAAAAGAACTAGAGCACAATAATGTCTTTGAAGATGTTAAAAAGGGTGCATATTTAATTACAAAAACAGATAATGCAAATATTACTTTAATTGCAAGTGGTAGTGAAGTATCATTAGCAATGGATGTAAAAAATATTTTAGAAACAAAAGGACATAAAGTAAATGTTGTTTCAATGGTAAATATGAATGAATTTAATAAACAGGATCGTTCATATGTTGATTCAATTATTGACAAAAACACAACCAGATTTTCAATTGAATTGGGATCAACTTTTGGTTGACATAAATTCTTAGGAGATAATGGAAAAGCATTTGGAATCGATACATTTGGCTATTCTGCACCATTTAATGATGTAATTAACCATATTGGATTTACAGCTGATAAGATTTCTAATGAAATTTTAGATATAATAAAATAG
- a CDS encoding ABC transporter ATP-binding protein has product MIELKNVTRQFKEGMGIKDVSFKIADNSVVVFIGDNGAGKTTTIRAIASELKLQKGEILIDGQSLFENNNLKRLAFFPDTEVIPKDLNVDEYVRYTCAAHGIRRKKMLEKSEGIFKLLNLEPYINKKIKFLSSGIKKRVAMASVLALSPTYIFFDEPTANLDIESKIEFQQIIKVLSSIGVTILITSHLIEELQEIATHLVLINKGEIVYDKEFDPKTEKIIEIYKKFTKSIEIDTEVIQKLYWED; this is encoded by the coding sequence GCATGGGTATAAAAGATGTTAGTTTTAAAATTGCAGATAATTCTGTTGTAGTTTTTATTGGTGATAATGGAGCTGGAAAAACTACAACTATTAGAGCAATTGCAAGTGAATTAAAATTACAAAAAGGGGAAATTTTAATTGATGGACAAAGTTTATTTGAAAATAATAATTTAAAACGCTTGGCATTCTTTCCTGATACAGAAGTGATTCCAAAAGATTTAAATGTTGATGAATATGTTAGATATACTTGTGCAGCTCATGGAATTAGACGTAAAAAAATGTTAGAAAAGTCAGAAGGTATTTTTAAATTACTAAATTTAGAACCATATATAAATAAAAAAATAAAATTCCTTTCATCTGGAATTAAAAAAAGAGTTGCTATGGCTTCAGTCTTAGCACTTTCACCAACCTATATTTTTTTTGATGAGCCAACAGCTAATTTAGATATTGAATCTAAAATTGAATTTCAACAAATTATTAAAGTATTAAGTTCAATTGGTGTAACAATCTTAATCACAAGTCATTTAATTGAGGAATTACAAGAAATTGCAACTCATTTAGTTTTAATCAATAAGGGAGAAATTGTTTATGATAAAGAATTTGATCCTAAAACAGAAAAAATAATAGAAATCTATAAAAAGTTTACTAAATCAATTGAGATTGACACAGAAGTAATTCAAAAATTATATTGGGAGGATTAA
- a CDS encoding YneF family protein, with amino-acid sequence MEWWGVLLIGIACAVVGGILGFIITRKVIQKQLKDNPPINENQIRAMYRSMGRKPSEADIKKTMNAVKRGK; translated from the coding sequence ATGGAATGATGAGGAGTATTGTTAATAGGTATAGCTTGTGCTGTTGTTGGGGGAATCTTAGGATTTATAATTACAAGAAAAGTAATTCAAAAGCAATTAAAAGATAATCCACCAATTAATGAAAACCAAATTCGTGCAATGTACAGAAGTATGGGAAGAAAACCTTCAGAAGCTGATATTAAAAAAACAATGAATGCTGTAAAAAGAGGAAAATAA
- a CDS encoding riboflavin kinase: MTSIFTYNNLSMIMLHLQESVALICDFENWCEFENQQIEKLKLIAKENNLSTTLLVPIAGDTNPGLWNQNNIGTKAKEFKIDQVIFYVIHPMMKLLDEQSLYQNLHGFLNLKKILKPKHYTSRIAQAFNSQFFEKMWKEDFILGDNFLEKKTDPILIGMLYANQFEQFYKATGLKYQFSARVVEGKKLGRQLGYPTINLLTPDLIPVNKGVYACDVYIEHLDQHFLGAGCYWKNELDQDVFEIFLLDFDKEIYGWKVDVTIIEKIRDSIPVTSIQHLKELLAGDVLKVKDVKSWF; the protein is encoded by the coding sequence ATGACAAGCATTTTTACATATAATAATCTATCAATGATCATGTTACATCTTCAAGAAAGCGTTGCTTTAATTTGTGACTTTGAAAATTGATGTGAATTTGAAAATCAACAAATTGAAAAACTTAAATTAATTGCAAAAGAAAATAATTTAAGTACTACTTTACTTGTACCAATTGCTGGAGATACTAATCCAGGTTTGTGAAATCAAAATAATATTGGTACAAAAGCAAAGGAATTTAAAATTGATCAAGTAATCTTTTATGTAATTCATCCAATGATGAAATTATTAGATGAACAATCTTTATATCAAAATTTACATGGATTTTTAAATCTTAAGAAAATTCTTAAACCAAAGCATTATACTTCAAGAATTGCTCAAGCTTTTAACTCACAATTCTTTGAAAAAATGTGAAAAGAAGACTTTATTTTAGGTGATAATTTTCTTGAGAAAAAAACAGATCCAATCTTAATTGGAATGCTTTATGCAAATCAATTTGAACAATTTTATAAAGCTACTGGGTTAAAATATCAATTTTCTGCAAGAGTGGTTGAAGGAAAAAAACTAGGACGTCAATTGGGATATCCCACAATTAATCTATTAACTCCAGATTTAATTCCAGTAAATAAAGGTGTTTATGCTTGTGATGTTTATATTGAGCATCTAGATCAACATTTTCTAGGTGCTGGGTGTTATTGAAAAAACGAATTGGATCAAGATGTATTTGAAATATTTTTACTAGATTTTGATAAAGAAATTTATGGTTGAAAGGTTGATGTAACAATTATTGAAAAAATTCGTGACTCAATTCCAGTTACATCAATTCAACATTTAAAAGAACTTTTAGCGGGTGACGTTTTGAAAGTAAAAGATGTTAAATCTTGATTTTAG
- a CDS encoding lipoprotein → MKKILAMLSALSLTATPITAVVACGDNDPTTSRTSYDVVDDIKDMIVEKISLDTEKIYEIQTEVYNPLKDLLEDKDILAIDGLQDVNTSINGLTPENEYSIVIKSFTTSSGGDDFATNANYNLWSIAIQYWYAQKDENGNLSFNSRYFSNYDLAFKAAKQQLTVTYNGQIIEQNGAIEFDGNSFDIKLTKGKNRENMDSNVKVEGIENYFTVTQKPEGGNYPTGNTLTFTPKEISELTEDTKVVINAPSFIPFTFTIKTNSIK, encoded by the coding sequence ATGAAAAAAATATTAGCAATGTTAAGTGCTTTGTCACTAACTGCAACTCCTATAACAGCTGTTGTTGCATGTGGAGATAATGATCCTACAACATCAAGAACAAGCTATGATGTTGTTGATGATATTAAAGATATGATAGTTGAAAAAATTAGTTTAGATACAGAAAAGATATATGAGATTCAAACTGAAGTGTATAATCCACTAAAGGATTTATTAGAAGACAAAGATATACTTGCAATTGATGGGTTACAAGATGTAAATACAAGTATTAATGGTTTAACCCCAGAAAATGAATATAGTATTGTTATTAAAAGTTTTACAACTTCATCTGGTGGAGATGATTTTGCAACAAATGCAAATTATAATTTATGATCAATTGCTATTCAATATTGATACGCACAAAAAGATGAAAATGGTAATTTAAGTTTTAATAGTCGTTACTTTAGTAATTATGATTTAGCTTTTAAAGCTGCAAAACAGCAATTAACTGTTACTTATAATGGTCAAATAATTGAACAAAATGGTGCAATTGAATTTGATGGAAATTCATTTGATATTAAATTAACAAAAGGAAAAAATAGAGAAAATATGGACTCTAATGTGAAAGTTGAGGGAATTGAAAATTACTTTACTGTAACTCAAAAACCAGAAGGAGGAAATTATCCTACTGGAAATACATTAACTTTTACTCCAAAAGAAATAAGTGAATTGACAGAAGACACTAAAGTTGTCATTAATGCACCTTCATTTATTCCATTTACATTTACTATTAAAACTAACTCAATAAAATAA
- the plsY gene encoding glycerol-3-phosphate 1-O-acyltransferase PlsY: MYVGTILASVIGYLLGSFSFSITVVKLKTKQDVRTLGSKNAGATNASRVLGKQWGILIMLLDSLKIFITAFIAIGFAMIPNDLFDKTSYIIPAFFTLLGHCYPVYYKFKGGKAVSCFLGLMAIVNWIIFLVFLGTWLILLMIFKRVSVASIFAALLAGILMWIPQISGGSQFIIDGTAFFTPIYDQGKTFVWFNSFHAWNGNSFYESFLTINIVVTLAMFLLIARHRENVKRILTGTEPAFFGTKKKSENKTAKKDENK, encoded by the coding sequence ATGTACGTAGGTACAATTCTAGCATCAGTAATAGGGTATTTATTGGGAAGTTTTTCATTTTCTATTACTGTTGTTAAGTTAAAGACCAAACAAGATGTAAGAACACTTGGAAGTAAAAATGCAGGAGCAACCAATGCAAGTCGTGTATTGGGAAAACAATGAGGAATTCTAATTATGTTATTAGACTCATTAAAAATCTTTATTACAGCATTTATTGCAATTGGGTTTGCAATGATTCCAAATGATTTATTTGATAAAACAAGTTATATCATTCCAGCGTTCTTTACACTTCTAGGTCACTGTTATCCAGTTTACTATAAATTCAAGGGTGGGAAAGCAGTTAGCTGTTTCTTAGGATTAATGGCAATTGTAAATTGAATTATTTTCTTAGTTTTCTTAGGAACATGATTAATTTTATTAATGATTTTTAAAAGAGTTAGTGTTGCTTCAATTTTTGCAGCTTTATTAGCTGGAATATTGATGTGAATTCCCCAAATTTCAGGGGGAAGTCAATTTATAATTGATGGAACAGCATTTTTTACTCCAATTTATGATCAAGGTAAAACATTTGTATGATTCAATTCATTCCATGCTTGAAATGGAAATTCATTCTATGAAAGTTTCTTAACTATTAATATTGTAGTTACTTTAGCAATGTTTTTATTAATTGCAAGACATAGAGAGAATGTTAAACGTATTTTAACTGGAACAGAACCTGCTTTCTTTGGAACAAAAAAGAAATCAGAAAACAAAACAGCAAAAAAAGATGAAAACAAATAA
- a CDS encoding ROK family protein, translating into MNLILAIEIGRNSSKVALINQYGNIQAKFFVENNFEKGLLENLYQKIVEGLETVGINYEEVVDKIGISTAGYVDHMLGIVRYSAGLDWNNYYLKDKAEELFNKPILVLNDANAAALGEFWTGAAKQYDSIVFYTLDNGIGGALILEGKLMSGARGFSGEFGHGGGIYQTKYDCVCGLKGCIEPMSSGVGIARYFADKFKENPGHPAETYFKDLETYKTKDIISIYEENGHPVEILDILTEALEPLIMHMATMINGLDPEAIIISGGLSNMGQLLIDIITQNIKKYIIEKFAEDITIEIAELGNDAGIIGAAYYALNDWKIF; encoded by the coding sequence ATGAATTTAATTTTAGCAATTGAAATTGGTCGCAATTCATCAAAAGTTGCTCTAATTAACCAATATGGAAATATCCAAGCAAAATTCTTTGTAGAAAATAATTTTGAAAAAGGTTTATTAGAAAACTTATATCAAAAAATCGTTGAAGGTTTAGAAACAGTTGGAATCAACTATGAAGAAGTAGTTGATAAAATTGGAATCTCAACAGCAGGTTATGTTGATCATATGTTGGGAATTGTACGTTATTCAGCTGGATTAGACTGAAATAACTATTATTTAAAAGACAAAGCAGAAGAATTATTTAATAAACCAATCTTGGTTTTAAATGATGCTAATGCTGCTGCATTAGGAGAATTTTGAACTGGAGCTGCAAAACAGTATGACTCAATCGTTTTCTATACATTAGATAATGGAATTGGGGGAGCACTTATTTTAGAAGGTAAGTTAATGTCTGGTGCACGCGGATTTTCTGGAGAATTTGGACATGGTGGGGGAATCTACCAAACTAAATATGATTGTGTCTGTGGATTAAAAGGATGTATTGAACCAATGTCTTCTGGAGTTGGAATTGCACGTTACTTTGCAGATAAATTCAAAGAAAATCCAGGGCATCCTGCAGAAACTTATTTTAAAGATTTAGAAACTTATAAAACAAAAGATATTATCTCAATTTATGAGGAAAATGGACATCCAGTTGAAATTTTAGATATTTTAACTGAAGCATTAGAACCATTAATTATGCATATGGCAACAATGATTAATGGTTTAGATCCAGAAGCAATTATTATTTCTGGGGGACTATCAAACATGGGTCAATTATTAATTGACATTATTACTCAAAACATCAAAAAATACATCATTGAAAAATTTGCAGAAGATATTACAATTGAAATTGCAGAATTAGGAAATGATGCTGGAATTATTGGTGCTGCATATTATGCATTAAATGATTGAAAAATCTTCTAG